One segment of Peromyscus leucopus breed LL Stock chromosome 5, UCI_PerLeu_2.1, whole genome shotgun sequence DNA contains the following:
- the LOC114688615 gene encoding pre-mRNA-splicing factor 38A-like codes for MANRTVKDAHSIHGTNPQYLVEKIIRTRIYESKYWKEECFGLTAELVVDKAMELRFVGGVYGGNIKPTPFLCLTLKMLQIQPEKDIIVEFIKNEDFKYVRMLGALYMRLTGTAIDCYKYLEPLYNDYRKIKSQNRNGEFELMHVDEFIDELLHSERVCDIILPRLQKRYVLEEAEQLEPRVSALEEDMDDVESSEEEEEEEEEEEKLERVPSPDHRRRSYRDLDKPRRSPALRSRRSRSRSPRRRSRSPKRRSPSPRRERHRSKSPRRHRSRSRDRRHRSRSKSPGHHRSHRHRSHSKSPERSNKKSHKKCRRGNE; via the coding sequence ATGGCGAACCGTACGGTCAAGGATGCCCACAGCATCCATGGCACCAACCCTCAGTATCTGGTGGAGAAGATCATTCGCACGCGCATCTATGAATCAAAGTACTGGAAAGAAGAGTGCTTTGGCCTTACGGCTGAACTTGTAGTCGACAAAGCCATGGAGTTAAGGTTTGTGGGTGGTGTCTACGGTGGAAACATAAAGCCAACTCCTTTTCTGTGTTTAACCTTGAAGATGCTTCAGATTCAGCCTGAGAAGGATATCATTGTTGAGTTCATAAAAAATGAAGATTTCAAGTACGTCCGGATGTTGGGGGCTCTTTACATGAGGCTCACGGGAACTGCAATTGATTGCTACAAGTACCTGGAGCCTTTGTACAACGACTATCGAAAAATCAAGAGCCAGAACCGGAATGGGGAGTTTGAACTGATGCACGTAGATGAGTTCATTGATGAACTTCTGCACAGTGAGAGAGTCTGTGATATCATTTTGCCCCGGCTACAGAAACGCTATGTGCTGGAGGAAGCTGAACAACTGGAGCCCCGAGTTAGTGCTCTAGAAGAGGACATGGATGATGTGGAATccagtgaagaggaggaggaagaagaagaagaagaggagaagctgGAAAGAGTCCCATCACCTGACCATCGCCGAAGAAGCTACCGAGACCTGGACAAGCCACGACGTTCTCCTGCACTGCGCTCCAGGAGGAGTCGGAGTCGGTCTCCCAGGAGGCGAAGTAGATCCCCCAAAAGAAGAAGCCCTTCTCCGCGCCGAGAAAGGCATAGGAGCAAGAGTCCACGACGCCATCGAAGCAGGTCCCGAGACAGACGACACAGATCCCGCTCTAAATCCCCAGGACACCACCGTAGTCACAGACACAGGAGTCACTCCAAGTCTCCTGAAAGGTCTAATAAGAAAAGCCACAAGAAGTGCCGGAGAGGAAATGAGTAA